The DNA segment GATTGCTGATCGACGTCATCCTTATCCACGGCCAATGTTTCCGTTTCATTGTCTGTAGTTTTGAAGCTAAACCCTGCAATTTGTGTAATTAGTTTCAGTAACACATCTAGCGCCAACAAACTAACTTTTTGGAAACGCTCATTCTTCGCTAATTCAGTGAAACAAACAACAAGATCAGCGAATGATTCCTGAGTGCGGACCTCGTGGATATACTCTCTATTAATCCAATTAGCCATCTTAAAACTTTTAAAGACTAAAGATTCTTTGTTCTCCCTAGCTGCAGCTGTCAAGACCCCAAATATGGTTTTCCAGCCTGATTTAATCTTGTTTGCTTTAGCTAAAATCATGTTATTTATACATTCTAGCACCATATCTTTAATCTCCAACGATTCGTTGTAACGGATGATATGTTCAAATGGTTTCAAAAACTCTTTTTGGAATTTAAAATGcgataattcatcaatctCTAAAAACCTCATCGATAATTGTCTTAATGAATCCAACGCAAAGAATACAACAGCCAGGTTACTATGACAGCCTactttgttgaaaatttcacCCATTATAGACCACAATTGAGACCACTCAAGACGAATACGGCTCATATTGTAGTAACAAATGTCAACCACCTTTTGCAAGGAAAACATTCTTGGATTTGTACTTTGGCCTGAAGACTCAATTTCTTCAGAAGAAACTTTAGATAGGGCTTTTACGAATTCAACAATACTCTCCCCGGATAAATTAGCACTATTCGTGAAAACTTTATCCATAGCAACTTCAAGTTCAGTTTTGGTCAATAATTGAGCAACATCCTGATTTAAATGTTGATTATGGAATTTGTTTGATGCAGTTTGGGAGGCAGTGGCTGAAGAAGTAAACAGACTGAAGAAACCGGCGCTCGCCACAGTACTATCAATTGAAGACCTATTCACCAATTTTGCAATGGAAACATCCGGAATTGAGTCTTGATCAACACCTTGAGCAATCAACTGCAATCTTTCCAATTGTGAGATAGAAGTTAATACTTGAATCCATGAAGACTTTAAGCTATTACTTTCAGATACAGCTAAATCAAGCATGATATAAATTGCATCCACattctttgttttcatctcttgaaaattgttcaaattttgaaattgaaccAAAGCACCAATAAATGAAGTTCTGGCATAATCCAAATCAAACATACAAGCAATACGaatagataatttaattCCTTCTAAACTCATTTTGGTGATgtattcttcatcatattcTTTGAAGGGTGGTGTTAATCCAGCTAGGATAGACATCCATAATGtatcaaaaattgatttgacaTGATGCACATGAGAAGCTGCATAGAAGACACCTCCATTAGAATCATCAGATTTTAACCGTTTGCCTAAATTTCTGACTAACTTTTCGGTTTTAGTAGACATTTCCTTCGAAGCATGAATGTAAGCTTCACGATTTAAATCACGGCCTCCAAAGAATCCCATAGAGGGAGTAGACTGAGGCATATTCATATCGCCGGCCAATAATGCTGCATGTTGCTCGGATTGTAATTTTATCTCATTCGCTTGAATTTCATCATAAATTCTCTCTAACATTTCACGAGGTAAGTCTTTACCATCATCAATACCAGCATTATtcataatgaaattatctAGAGTCATTCTAACTTTAATTTGCGGTGAATGTAAATCAGTATTGAGCAAAATAACAGAGTAAGCTAATACATAAGCTGCATCCGCATTTGAAAATACTGTAGGATTCCCTAAGAGATATCTTTCAGCAAATTTTAACATAAatctatcaattttttgtgCCTCACCTGGTAATCTAaatgattgcaaaaatcTTCTCATTGAATCCACGAACCCACTATTAGTAAAATCCATTTGATCCACGAAAGCATGCATTATGGCGACATTCTTTTCATCACCCTCACCCAAATATTCTCCTATTGCTGCCTTGTCTAAACCATCTGTCTCAAGCAAAAATTTCGCTATATCTTTGGGATCATCAGAAGCAAGAAAATTCTGTTCCATGAAATACTTAAGACCTTTCTTTGCCTTTTGGTTAAATTGTCTTATACCTTCTAAGAAAGCTTTTTTACGttgtttcaaattttcGAATTGTTCTGGATCATCAGATTCGCTGAATGCATCAGTATTAGAACCATTAACAAAGGAAGCGTTCCGTGAATTGTTCATAGTAGAAATACTTGAATCACCACCACTTTTTGTTTTCTCCATATTAAGAGACAAATGCGATCCATTTTGGTTCATGGTACCATTTCCtaattttgtattattaCGAATTCCCTTTTGGGCCCAGGAATATAATGAACGTAAAAATGCAACAGAACAGCTAATAGAAGTCATCTTCAATGCATACTCTAATGGGAaactattatatatttcagGTTCAGGTGGTTTGGAAGCCATAGTGCTGCTCGTCAAATTGGCAATCTTACTAATATCATACACCGATATTCCTTTCcttctattattaatatatgcCTGCTTTTGTTGTGGAGTTACTTCAATTCGTATTAAGGAGAGTTTGGTTAAGTAATCAATCACTTTTTCGCAAACATTAGGCATAGAACTATCACAAtcataattcaaataaaattctaTAATACATCTAGAATCATTGCATAACTTCTCAATGATAGAAAGTAAATACCGTTTTTGATGTGGTGTCGATGTCTTCATTTCGGCTACGGggaaataaatttcatCCCAAAACACAGGAATTTCCCTCTTGAATTCAGAACGTAAGTTGGAAATTATCAACCAGAAAATCTCTAATGAAAGTTCAAAAACTGGAGCAAGGGAGGATGCCGCATTTCTTGATAACGATAAACAAACATATTGCCTTACCGCATTGATTAATCTTGTCTGTTCATTAGAATGAGAAGATAAGATAACCACATCATGacttaaaaatatttcaatatgcTCTTTGAGTACAGTATGAATAATATGCAAAGATAGCAATTTGGATCTAACTGAATGCGACCTCATATCCAATGCATCTGATTCTAACGGTTTTACCGAAAGTTTACACATTGCTCTGAAAATTAAAAAGGCATCTTTAACTACCAAgtcttcatctttttctGTAGCCTTATTAGCCTCATTGACACGATCATTGTCATTGgtatcatcattaattttttctaaGTTTTCTAAAGTTAACCTTTCTTGAGTTGTTTCTTCCACAGAATTAACAACTTCTTCACTCATGTTTTGTGGAgatttaatatttgaattactGTCAGACTTCGAAGATTTATTTCGCATAGCAGATGCATCGTTAATTCTTTGGAAGATAGCCGCAATAACTTGTGTCAATATTCCTTGTGCTACCGACTGATTTCTTGCATTCAATGAAAAGATAAAAACATTGTATATCTGTCTGACCGCCTTCAACAATGAAGCACCATGGCAAGGCATTAGGAGAATACAATGCATTAATGCACGCACAACTTGCAACTCAACTTCCGCATCTGTACCTTCACCTTCAAAGCACGAAGAGATTATATTGACAGATGCATCAGTTAATTCTactttttccttttcatcattaatctGAGCGTAATCAAACAATTTAAGGAAGAGATCAATAGCTTTGGCTTTCAACTCACTATTTGCCTTCTCACAAGTAGTCTTGATTGCACTTAGTATTGTGAGATAATCCTTAGATCCTGAGTTGATTACATCGAGGCCCTTTTGAACTGCCGACTTAAGAGCTTCATTCTTCTTTGCATCCTTACTGGATAAAATACTCTCGAAAACCTTTTTGAATATCTGTGTGTTATCCACCGTAGCAGTTGAACTCACTGACATATTTGACTGACGACGGTTATGTGATGATGTAGGTGTACGAGACGAAATTGAAGTCGATGCAACACGCAGCTGTGGAGAGCTAGTAGACTCCATCGATTCATTTTGTCTTTCGATAGGCGTATTCAACGCGctgtcatcatcattaactTCAATTTCGGGATTTCCCAATGCACTCTCTGGAACCGATTCCGATCCATGATCCCCAGGACCCTCACCCTGCAGATCATTCTCTCTCTTTTCAGCGgtttcctcttcttctggATTGGTATTAACctcaatttctttttcttttatttctttggaTTCTTCATAGTTCTCTGAGCCATCAACGGCTTTTTCCGGTTCATCAAGttttatttcttccaaattttcattatttcgCATACTATTATCGTCCTGAGAcattgtatttatataattgatcAACTCAGCTCAATTAAAATCGAAAATAactaattcttctataGCTAATTGATAGATAAATAAACCAAGGATTCGTGTATTATTCTATAGATTATGTGGTTAACGAAATCTCAGCCG comes from the Debaryomyces hansenii CBS767 chromosome B complete sequence genome and includes:
- a CDS encoding DEHA2B10010p (similar to uniprot|P11075 Saccharomyces cerevisiae YDR170C SEC7 Guanine nucleotide exchange factor (GEF) for ADP ribosylation factors involved in proliferation of the Golgi), whose protein sequence is MSQDDNSMRNNENLEEIKLDEPEKAVDGSENYEESKEIKEKEIEVNTNPEEEETAEKRENDSQGEGPGDHGSESVPESALGNPEIEVNDDDSALNTPIERQNESMESTSSPQSRVASTSISSRTPTSSHNRRQSNMSVSSTATVDNTQIFKKVFESILSSKDAKKNEALKSAVQKGLDVINSGSKDYLTILSAIKTTCEKANSELKAKAIDLFLKLFDYAQINDEKEKVELTDASVNIISSCFEGEGTDAEVELQVVRALMHCILLMPCHGASLLKAVRQIYNVFIFSLNARNQSVAQGILTQVIAAIFQRINDASAMRNKSSKSDSNSNIKSPQNMSEEVVNSVEETTQERLTLENLEKINDDTNDNDRVNEANKATEKDEDLVVKDAFLIFRAMCKLSVKPLESDALDMRSHSVRSKLLSLHIIHTVLKEHIEIFLSHDVVILSSHSNEQTRLINAVRQYVCLSLSRNAASSLAPVFELSLEIFWLIISNLRSEFKREIPVFWDEIYFPVAEMKTSTPHQKRYLLSIIEKLCNDSRCIIEFYLNYDCDSSMPNVCEKVIDYLTKLSLIRIEVTPQQKQAYINNRRKGISVYDISKIANLTSSTMASKPPEPEIYNSFPLEYALKMTSISCSVAFLRSLYSWAQKGIRNNTKLGNGTMNQNGSHLSLNMEKTKSGGDSSISTMNNSRNASFVNGSNTDAFSESDDPEQFENLKQRKKAFLEGIRQFNQKAKKGLKYFMEQNFLASDDPKDIAKFLLETDGLDKAAIGEYLGEGDEKNVAIMHAFVDQMDFTNSGFVDSMRRFLQSFRLPGEAQKIDRFMLKFAERYLLGNPTVFSNADAAYVLAYSVILLNTDLHSPQIKVRMTLDNFIMNNAGIDDGKDLPREMLERIYDEIQANEIKLQSEQHAALLAGDMNMPQSTPSMGFFGGRDLNREAYIHASKEMSTKTEKLVRNLGKRLKSDDSNGGVFYAASHVHHVKSIFDTLWMSILAGLTPPFKEYDEEYITKMSLEGIKLSIRIACMFDLDYARTSFIGALVQFQNLNNFQEMKTKNVDAIYIMLDLAVSESNSLKSSWIQVLTSISQLERLQLIAQGVDQDSIPDVSIAKLVNRSSIDSTVASAGFFSSFTSSATASQTASNKFHNQHLNQDVAQLLTKTELEVAMDKVFTNSANLSGESIVEFVKALSKVSSEEIESSGQSTNPRMFSLQKVVDICYYNMSRIRLEWSQLWSIMGEIFNKVGCHSNSAVVFFALDSLRQLSMRFLEIDELSHFKFQKEFLKPFEHIIRYNESLEIKDMVLECINNMILAKANKIKSGWKTIFGVLTAAARENKESLVFKSFKMANWINREYIHEVRTQESFADLVVCFTELAKNERFQKVSLLALDVLSKLITQIAGFSFKTTDNETETLAVDKDDVDQQSVVKNDDLVKLWFPVLFGFHDIIMTGGELEVRSRALNSLFDILLNYGEYFEYDFWDLICHQLLFPIFSVLSNHWELHNIDNNDKLSVWLSTTLIQALRNMITLFTHYFDALSRMLGGYLNLLTSCICQENDTIARIGRSCLHTLLIDNAGKFNSEQWDKITHSFSDLFDLTTAKELFTLDPLRAKDQHSPREEEYGIEAFGDENNTDSPISTSSHVFDDTEARLRKSKEKSSIVVKCVLQLLMIETLSELFENDMFYESVPHDYSVKLAALLHDSYEFARKFNDDYDLRVRLWNAGVIERLPNLLKQESSSAAVFINIMFRMYCDDDKTNNHSKKSIMDSVIPLCNDITERYSEFDETNQSRNITTWKPVIIEIFQGFVELDEDDFLEYTPFMYQLSLKLFSKNMTPDLRSAVRVFFVRVGDTFITTKNK